DNA from Podospora pseudopauciseta strain CBS 411.78 chromosome 5 map unlocalized CBS411.78m_5, whole genome shotgun sequence:
ATGGCACCAACCGCGTCGTTGCCTGGCGTCTCCAGGCCCTGCAGGTGAAGTATCCCGTGGGACGACGTCGTCTGGAGCCAATTGGGATTCTGGTTTTCAGTGTCATCATGGTCGTCTCATTCGTTCAAATCTTGCAAGAATCTGTCACCAAGCTGCTGCCTGGCGGTGATAGAGATGTTGCTCCCCTCCCAGCTGTGGCCATCGCAGCCATGGCGGCCAATGCAATCATCAAAGGCCTGATCGGGTTTGCATGTCGACACGTCAAGACAACTCAAGTTCAGGCACTGGTTCAGGACTGCAAGACGGATGTCTACTTCAACATTGCCTCATTGCTCTTCCCGCTCGTGGGAGTGCATGCTCATATCTGGTGGCTTGATCCCGCGGGCGCTTCGCTCTTGGCGCTGTATGTGATTGTTGACTGGGCAGAGACGTGTATGCGCAACATCAGCAGGTTGACGGGAAGCAATGTGGGCGATGCGCTGCAGAAGAAGCTGATGTATCTCGCCTTTCGGTTTTCGCCCGTCGTGGAGGGGTTCAAATCGCTCACGGCCTATCATGCAGGGGATGGAGTCTGGGTCGAGCTGGACATTTTGCTGGATGAAAACACGCCACTGCCTACGGCTCACGATATCGCCGAAACGTTGCAGTATTGCTATGAGGGGTTACAAGAGGTCGACAGGGCGTTTGTGACGGTGGACTACTCTACGTTTGGCCCGACCGGCCACGCAGCAATGTGATGAATGATCGTGGGATGGATTAGGGATACGAGTTGGAGCTTGCGGCACAGCCAGAAATTGTTGTATAAACAGAGATACCCATGTTGCAGTAGGTTCACGCATGTAATAGTAGCTATTTTGGAACTTCGGAATGGTTTGACCCTTCCACATACTCGTGGTGGTGTGCTTGTATGTCCGACATCTCGCTGATATTGACACAGGAGCCAATGGGGTTGGTCTCTGCCACCTCTGATGACTGAATTGGGCTGCCACACAGCCCCTACGGTAGGGCTCAAACAAGCTTGCCGCTGTACCTTCTGCGAGCTGAAGTGCAACGGCAGAGGGTCACCATTCCTACCATCTCCAAGCAAGTCGGCCGCTTTCCAGTCAGCCACAACCTGTCCCAACACTCGATGTGGTATCCTTCGGTGatgatcatcaccatctcttcAGAGCTTCTCGTTTTTGCGACGCCATCAGCGCTGCTTTGGATGTCGGTCACCAGCAATCGAGTTCCTCGCCGTGTTATCTTTGGTTAGCTCGTCGACAGCAGCTCGCCACAGCGCTTCAATATTACGCCTCTTGTACTCGGATCCCTCGcatcttcaccctcctcacacCCGGGCTTGTCTACGGCAACACAGAGCAACAGATGAGACGAGGGAAATATAAAGATGCCTCCAACGCCAGTAGCAAGTTTTTTTTGGACCATTGTTAAGCTCATCATTGGCGTAAAACACCACCCTTGCAAGCTCTACAGCCTCACCATTCCAAAATCTCACCATGACAACCCTCGAAAGCATTCTCAAGAACCCAGCTGTCGCTGGAGCCTACTGGACCCTTTCGAATCCCGAGGACATGTCCCCCGCCGAGTCGACTTTCACCATCGGCGGCTATAGCGAAGCTGTCTTTGAACCTGACAACCGCACCCCCGTCGATGAGACCGACTATGCCGATGGCGGAAAATACCGGTGTTTGTCCCCCTTTTTCCACACTACCCCAGGAGATATCCATCACTGACATGTCCCAGCCATCGTCAAGATCGTCATGCGCTACGAAGGCCAAACCAAAGACGACAGGCGCTGGGCCATCGGCACGGGGTATCTCATCTCTCCCAACACCTTCGTCACCGCCGGCCACTGCGTCTATGACCGCACTGGTGGAAGCCAAGGTGCTCAACCGAGCGGTTTGGGCCGTGTCGTCCAGATGAAGTGCTACATTGGTTATTGCGGTCTTGACAGTGTCACTCGTCCCAACAGCACCGTCCAGGCTCGTCGCGCTCTCGCTACTGTCACCACGGCGCAGTGGATCACCACTGGTGATAGGCGGTATGATGTCTCTTTTGTGAGACTTGACCGCCCGTTTGAGGGGAGAGTCAGGGCGCATGATGGCGGGAGCACACTCCGGAACTTTGTTATTCAGGAGACGCcgatgagggagaagggcgCGTTGCTGGGCGTGGTGGGGTACCCGGGGGATAAATACTTGAATaaggagaagggggcgcAAATGTATGAGTTGTTTGAGACGGTGGACTATGATTTGGGAAAGGGGGCGGGGAATATGTTGCAGTATCGGATTTCGACTTTTAAAGGTGAGTGGTTGACTGGTTGCTTGATCCTATGGTGACTATGGTGATGTGACACTAATGCGAGATTCGGACAGGACAATCGGGGGCTCCCGTGATTCGGAAATGGGATGCTGCTCCAGACAAGGGGCAGTTGGTTGTCATTGGCACGCATTGCTACGGAGGAGAGGCGCGCAACTCG
Protein-coding regions in this window:
- a CDS encoding uncharacterized protein (EggNog:ENOG503NV93; COG:P), with product MVGRRPRAINWAAEDHKSWPAIPRQRRPPAHGYRDDDEEATLPPHGETPNTRHTDRARITKDTGFKDEAALLAAEHRRDDLKRRVLDGMRGFDLEKMDKRCRRSDDELKRIKNKKIRSFYEAQNDTLDAWLEVDALVYAVADDVIDSMNPDADGDGIPERRMPLQDSRGAIDCFLPPEHREKRARDEKHARWAININLLANIFMLAAKLISLKFSPSLSLAASTADSALDLFCTLIVYGTNRVVAWRLQALQVKYPVGRRRLEPIGILVFSVIMVVSFVQILQESVTKLLPGGDRDVAPLPAVAIAAMAANAIIKGLIGFACRHVKTTQVQALVQDCKTDVYFNIASLLFPLVGVHAHIWWLDPAGASLLALYVIVDWAETCMRNISRLTGSNVGDALQKKLMYLAFRFSPVVEGFKSLTAYHAGDGVWVELDILLDENTPLPTAHDIAETLQYCYEGLQEVDRAFVTVDYSTFGPTGHAAM